The following are encoded in a window of Panicum virgatum strain AP13 chromosome 5N, P.virgatum_v5, whole genome shotgun sequence genomic DNA:
- the LOC120673250 gene encoding uncharacterized protein LOC120673250 encodes MHKLLPRAASILDAAAAAPLLLSSPRLPALRLACSPFLAARPGANPSGTRTSQWLRCDGQRRRGLCSTEAARRGGDTEEGEKGRAVPERRQRGRSDALAGSGELLAIPGVGPRNLRKLVDKGFDGVAQLKQLYRDKFFGKSKDRMVEFLQNSVGIIHKNHAESITLFIKESVDEELKGIDTSKLPKRRLTFCVEGNISVGKTTFLQRIANETIELRDLVEIVPEPIAKWQDVGPEHFNILDAFYAEPERYAYTFQNYVFVTRVMQEKESASGIKPLRLMERSVFSDRMVFVRAVHEANWMNEMEISIYDSWFDPVVSSLPGLIPDGFIYLRASPDTCHKRMMVRKRAEEGGVTLDYLRGLHEKHESWLLPSKGGGSGVLSVSQLPVHLEGSLPVDIRDRVFYLEGDHMHSCIQKVPALVLDCEHDIDFNKDIEAKRQYARQVAEFFEFVKKKNESSTETTDGDKSTNKQIMLPKGGGLWVPGNSPLPESALKSFDFRRTMSSFLST; translated from the exons ATGCACAAGCTCCTCCCCCGCGCAGCCTCcatcctcgacgccgccgccgcggctccaCTGCTTCTCTCCTCACCACGCCTGCCCGCGCTACGTCTGGCCTGCAGCCCGTTTCTAGCCGCACGCCCGGGCGCAAACCCTAGCGGCACCCGCACCTCACAGTGGCTGCGCTGTGACGGCCAGAGGAGGAGGGGACTCTGCTCCAccgaggcggcgaggcgcgggGGCGATACGGAGGAGGGGGAGAAGGGTCGCGCGGTGCCGGAGAGGAGGCAGCGAGGTCGGAGTGATgcactggcgggaagtggggaGCTGCTTGCCATTCCCGGGGTGGGACCGCGGAACCTGAGGAAGCTCGTGGACAAGGGATTCGATGGCGTCGCGCAGCTCAAGCAGCTCTACAGGGATAAG TTCTTTGGCAAGTCTAAGGACAGGATGGTTGAATTCTTGCAAAATTCAGTTGGCATCATTCACAAGAACCATGCTGAGAGTATAACCTTGTTCATTAAAGAGAGTGTTGATGAAGAGCTGAAAGGCATCGATACATCTAAGCTTCCTAAAAGGAGGCTGACCTTTTGTGTGGAAGGGAATATCAGTGTTGGAAAAACTACCTTCCTTCAAAGAATAGCCAATGAAACTATTGAACTACGTGACCTTGTAGAAATAGTACCTGAACCTATTGCAAAGTGGCAGGATGTTGGCCCTGAACACTTCAATATACTTGATGCTTTCTATGCTGAGCCAGAGAGGTATGCATACACCTTCCAGAATTATGTATTTGTGACGAGGGTCATGCAAGAGAAGGAATCTGCAAGTGGAATAAAACCTCTCCGACTGATGGAAAGAAGTGTTTTCAGTGATCGAATG GTTTTTGTTCGTGCTGTTCATGAAGCAAACTGGATGAATGAGATGGAGATCAGCATCTATGACTCCTGGTTTGACCCTGTCGTGTCATCACTCCCAGGTCTTATCCCTGATGGTTTTATTTATCTAAGAGCTAGCCCTGATACTTGCCACAAAAGAATGATGGTGCGGAAAAGAGCAGAGGAGGGTGGTGTTACTCTTGATTACCTTCGAGGTTTGCATGAGAAACATGAGAGCTGGCTGCTTCCTTCCAAGGGAGGAGGTTCTGGTGTTTTGTCAGTCAGTCAGCTTCCAGTTCATTTGGAGGGCTCCCTGCCTGTGGATATACGAGATCGGGTATTTTACTTGGAAGGAGATCACATGCATTCTTGTATCCAGAAG GTTCCTGCTCTGGTCTTGGATTGCGAACATGACATTGATTTTAACAAGGATATTGAAGCCAAAAGACA ATATGCCCGGCAAGTTGcagagttttttgaatttgtaaagaaaaagaacGAATCTTCAACAGAGACGACTGATGGTGATAAGAGTACAAACAAACAGATTATGCTTCCCAAGGGAGGTGGCTTGTGGGTACCTGGAAACAGCCCTCTACCAGAATCAGCTCTGAAGTCCTTTGATTTCAGGAGGACAATGTCTTCCTTCCTCTCAACTTAG